One region of Polynucleobacter paneuropaeus genomic DNA includes:
- a CDS encoding tripartite tricarboxylate transporter TctB family protein — MEIRNQKDFGAGLMYMVVGIFFAYLASQYQMGTPAKMGPGYFPFWIGVLLAAIGLLVLIKSLSAKASIEKLPSFNWKIIFLITGSVFLYGILLPIMGFAFSILVLVFTSAYASHEFHWKGTLVNAVVLASATYLVFVQGLKLQFPLLPFFLQ, encoded by the coding sequence GTGGAAATTCGTAATCAAAAAGATTTCGGTGCTGGCCTGATGTACATGGTTGTCGGCATCTTTTTTGCCTATTTGGCTAGCCAATATCAAATGGGCACGCCTGCCAAAATGGGCCCTGGCTACTTTCCCTTCTGGATTGGCGTACTCTTGGCTGCAATTGGCTTGCTCGTTTTAATCAAATCACTTAGCGCCAAGGCAAGCATTGAAAAGCTTCCGTCCTTTAATTGGAAAATCATCTTCTTAATCACTGGGTCTGTATTTCTATATGGAATCTTGCTCCCGATTATGGGTTTTGCCTTCTCCATTCTGGTCCTGGTCTTCACCTCGGCCTATGCTAGTCATGAATTCCATTGGAAGGGCACACTGGTTAATGCGGTAGTGCTAGCTAGCGCGACCTATTTAGTATTTGTGCAGGGATTGAAATTGCAATTTCCGCTTCTCCCCTTCTTCTTACAATAA
- a CDS encoding tripartite tricarboxylate transporter permease, translating into MDLFSNLALGFDTAFTLQNLLYCFIGCILGTLIGVLPGLGPIATIAMLLPATYALPPTAALIMLAGIYYGSQYGGSTTAILLNIPGETSSVVTAIDGYQMARNGRAGVALFTAGMGSFFAGCVATLVLAAFAAPLSQLAFKFGPAEYFSLMVLGLIGAVVLASGSLIKAIGMIVLGLLMGLVGTDVNSGVSRYAFDIPQLSDGIGFVAVAMGVFGFAEIMTNLEKKGEDEGFLNKVTTMIPTKQDIKRMIPAILRGTTIGSILGILPGGGAALASFGAYSVEKKSSKYSHEFGKGAIEGVAGPESANNAAAQTSFIPLLTLGIPPNAVMALMVGAMTIHNIQPGPQVMTSNPALFWGLIASMWIGNMMLIILNLPLIGMWVQLLKIPYRFMYPAILVFCCIGVYTVNNTVFDVYITAIFGLVGYLFNKLGCEPPPLLLGFILGPMMEENFRRALLLSRGDFSTFFTRPLSLGLLIAAALLVVIVALPAVKKTREEAFVEE; encoded by the coding sequence ATGGATTTATTCAGTAACTTAGCGCTCGGTTTCGATACCGCCTTCACGCTTCAAAACCTTCTTTATTGCTTTATCGGTTGTATTTTGGGAACACTGATTGGCGTATTGCCAGGCCTGGGTCCGATTGCCACCATTGCAATGCTTTTGCCTGCAACCTATGCGCTGCCACCCACAGCAGCTCTGATCATGTTGGCCGGTATCTATTACGGTTCACAGTACGGTGGTTCAACTACAGCTATTTTGCTCAATATTCCGGGAGAAACGTCCTCGGTAGTCACGGCAATTGATGGTTACCAGATGGCCCGCAACGGGCGAGCGGGTGTAGCCCTCTTTACAGCCGGCATGGGCTCATTCTTCGCTGGTTGCGTTGCTACTTTAGTGTTAGCGGCCTTTGCTGCGCCCCTATCTCAATTGGCCTTCAAGTTTGGTCCAGCAGAGTATTTCTCTTTGATGGTTCTTGGACTTATTGGCGCTGTTGTGCTGGCTTCCGGATCTTTGATCAAAGCGATTGGCATGATTGTGCTTGGGCTTCTTATGGGTCTAGTAGGCACTGATGTGAACTCCGGTGTTTCTCGCTACGCTTTTGATATTCCCCAATTAAGTGACGGTATTGGCTTTGTCGCGGTAGCGATGGGTGTGTTTGGTTTCGCAGAGATCATGACTAACCTCGAGAAAAAAGGTGAAGATGAAGGTTTCCTGAACAAGGTCACCACCATGATCCCAACCAAGCAAGATATTAAGCGCATGATTCCTGCAATCTTGCGCGGTACAACCATTGGTTCTATTTTGGGAATCTTGCCCGGCGGCGGCGCTGCATTAGCTTCTTTTGGTGCCTACTCAGTTGAAAAGAAATCATCTAAGTACAGCCATGAGTTTGGCAAAGGTGCGATTGAGGGTGTTGCTGGTCCTGAGTCTGCTAATAACGCAGCCGCACAAACCTCCTTCATACCACTGCTGACCTTAGGTATTCCGCCCAACGCCGTTATGGCTTTGATGGTTGGTGCAATGACGATTCATAACATTCAACCAGGGCCACAAGTCATGACCAGCAATCCAGCCCTCTTCTGGGGTCTGATTGCTTCGATGTGGATCGGCAATATGATGCTGATCATTTTGAACCTGCCATTGATTGGCATGTGGGTACAACTGCTCAAGATTCCGTATCGCTTTATGTATCCAGCAATCCTGGTCTTCTGCTGTATTGGCGTCTACACCGTTAATAACACTGTGTTTGATGTTTACATCACAGCAATTTTTGGTCTAGTTGGTTATTTATTCAATAAGCTAGGTTGCGAGCCGCCTCCACTGCTGCTGGGCTTCATCTTGGGGCCCATGATGGAAGAAAACTTCCGCCGCGCACTCCTACTGTCCCGCGGTGATTTCTCGACCTTCTTTACCCGCCCCCTCTCTTTGGGCTTGCTAATCGCAGCAGCTCTTTTAGTTGTGATCGTGGCCTTGCCAGCGGTTAAGAAAACCCGGGAAGAAGCCTTCGTCGAAGAGTAG
- a CDS encoding glutamine--tRNA ligase/YqeY domain fusion protein, producing the protein MSQDSKSPKPSSNPLIEPSNFLRQIIDHDLANGAYADRSDREGQRLPAIITRFPPEPNGYLHIGHAKSICLNFGLAEDYNQLPGGARCNMRLDDTNPVKEDVEYADSILDAVKWLGFDWGTRLYHASDYFDRLYEFAEILIQHGKAYVDSQSADDIHTNRGNFGQAGKNSPYRERTSEENLQLFRDMRDGKFKDGEHVLRLKIDMAHPNIVMRDPVVYRIRHTDHHRTGNKWCIYPLYDFTHCISDALENVSHSICTLEFENNRPLYDWILNALKEAGVFKGPLPHQYEFARLNLTYTITSKRKLLQLVEEKHVDAWDDPRMPTIVGIRRRGYTPESIRLFCERIGVSKADSWIDMSTLEQALRDDLEIRAPRATAVLKPLKLVIQNFDAQASESCSAPRHPQHPEWGNRDFHFTRELWIEADDFMKEPIKGFFRLYPPIGEQAGSKVRLRHGFVIECTGFEQDAAGDVIQVNANYFPDSKSGTAGSNNYKVKGNIHWISAKEAVPAEVRLYDHLFNDPHPDSGDKNFLDAINSHSKQTITAYLEPCMKEAKPEERFQFERHGYFVADQLDSKPGKPVFNRAVGLKDSWK; encoded by the coding sequence ATGTCTCAAGATAGTAAATCCCCTAAACCCAGCTCTAACCCTTTAATAGAGCCATCTAATTTTCTACGCCAAATCATTGATCATGACTTAGCAAACGGTGCATATGCTGATCGTAGCGATCGCGAGGGACAAAGATTACCTGCCATCATTACGCGCTTCCCGCCTGAACCCAATGGCTATCTGCACATTGGTCATGCCAAAAGTATCTGCCTCAATTTCGGCTTAGCCGAGGATTACAACCAGCTGCCGGGGGGTGCTCGTTGCAATATGCGTTTAGATGACACCAACCCCGTCAAAGAAGATGTGGAATATGCGGACAGTATTTTGGATGCAGTGAAATGGCTTGGTTTTGATTGGGGGACACGTCTTTATCATGCAAGCGATTATTTTGATCGCCTCTATGAATTTGCTGAAATTCTGATTCAGCATGGCAAAGCCTATGTTGATAGTCAAAGTGCGGATGATATTCACACCAATCGCGGCAACTTTGGTCAAGCGGGAAAAAATAGCCCCTATCGCGAACGCACTTCTGAAGAAAATTTACAACTCTTTCGGGACATGCGTGACGGCAAGTTCAAAGATGGTGAACACGTATTACGCTTAAAGATTGATATGGCGCATCCTAATATTGTGATGCGAGACCCTGTGGTATATCGCATTCGCCATACCGACCACCATCGCACTGGTAATAAGTGGTGTATCTATCCGCTGTATGACTTCACGCATTGCATTTCTGATGCGCTTGAAAATGTTTCTCACTCGATCTGCACTCTGGAGTTTGAAAATAATCGCCCACTCTATGACTGGATTCTGAATGCCTTAAAAGAAGCGGGCGTTTTCAAAGGGCCGCTACCCCATCAATACGAATTCGCTCGTCTGAATCTGACTTACACGATTACCAGTAAAAGAAAATTGCTTCAATTGGTAGAAGAAAAACATGTTGACGCTTGGGATGACCCTCGCATGCCTACCATTGTCGGTATTCGTCGGCGTGGCTATACCCCAGAAAGTATTCGTTTATTTTGCGAGCGAATTGGTGTCTCTAAGGCGGATAGCTGGATTGATATGAGTACACTTGAGCAAGCGTTGCGAGATGATCTTGAAATTAGAGCACCACGTGCAACCGCAGTCTTAAAGCCTCTCAAGCTCGTAATACAAAACTTTGATGCACAAGCTAGCGAGTCCTGCTCAGCGCCCCGTCACCCTCAACATCCAGAATGGGGTAATCGCGATTTTCATTTCACACGCGAGTTGTGGATTGAAGCAGACGACTTTATGAAAGAGCCGATCAAAGGCTTCTTCAGACTTTACCCACCCATAGGTGAGCAAGCTGGTAGCAAAGTTCGCTTACGCCATGGCTTTGTGATTGAATGTACTGGCTTTGAGCAAGACGCAGCGGGTGATGTGATTCAGGTCAATGCGAATTACTTCCCCGATAGTAAAAGCGGTACGGCAGGATCGAATAACTACAAAGTTAAAGGGAATATTCATTGGATCAGCGCTAAAGAGGCGGTACCTGCCGAAGTACGTCTTTATGACCACCTCTTTAATGATCCTCACCCAGATAGTGGGGATAAGAACTTCCTAGATGCAATCAATTCTCACTCCAAACAAACAATCACTGCTTACTTGGAGCCCTGCATGAAAGAAGCAAAGCCAGAAGAGCGCTTTCAGTTTGAGCGCCATGGTTATTTTGTTGCCGATCAACTCGACTCCAAACCTGGCAAACCTGTTTTCAATCGTGCGGTTGGACTTAAGGATTCTTGGAAATAG
- a CDS encoding SDR family oxidoreductase, with translation MSVMQPFGKPRILIIGCGDIGLRVAKQLVRHYKVFALTSQASRFAELRAVGATPLLGNLDEPNSLWRLSAIAETVIHLAPPQNMGRLDQRTRNLIRILSQRPNQVRRLIYVSTTGVYGNHSGAQVCETTPVHPESERAWRRVNAERALRLWAPAHGASLTILRVPGIYAQDRLPLERIEAKTPALIPEEDAYSNHIHSEDLARLVCAAVYYGKPQRVINACDGGETKMGDYFDQVADAFALARPPRLPAQELQALVSPMLWSFMRESRRVMNTRLGELKTALRYPSVAAFLKTISKNP, from the coding sequence ATGTCAGTTATGCAACCGTTTGGTAAACCTCGAATTTTGATTATTGGCTGCGGCGACATTGGTCTGCGCGTAGCCAAACAACTCGTTCGCCACTACAAAGTCTTTGCTTTAACTTCTCAAGCAAGCCGGTTTGCTGAGCTTAGAGCAGTTGGAGCCACGCCACTTTTAGGTAATCTGGATGAACCCAATAGCTTATGGCGTTTAAGTGCGATCGCTGAAACGGTAATTCATTTAGCACCCCCACAAAATATGGGCCGTTTGGACCAGCGCACTCGCAATCTCATTCGAATTTTATCCCAAAGACCCAATCAAGTCCGACGCCTGATTTATGTAAGTACTACAGGTGTCTACGGCAATCATTCTGGAGCCCAAGTCTGTGAAACAACCCCAGTCCACCCTGAAAGTGAAAGGGCGTGGCGGCGGGTCAATGCTGAGCGAGCCTTGAGACTGTGGGCGCCAGCGCATGGGGCCTCATTGACCATCTTGAGGGTTCCAGGAATTTATGCTCAGGATCGTTTGCCGCTCGAGCGTATAGAGGCTAAGACGCCGGCACTCATACCCGAGGAAGATGCCTATTCCAATCATATTCATAGCGAAGATCTGGCTAGGTTAGTGTGCGCTGCTGTTTATTACGGTAAACCGCAAAGAGTGATTAATGCCTGTGATGGTGGCGAGACTAAGATGGGCGATTACTTTGATCAAGTTGCTGATGCATTTGCTTTAGCAAGACCGCCGCGTTTGCCCGCACAAGAATTGCAGGCTTTAGTAAGTCCTATGCTTTGGTCTTTTATGAGAGAGTCTCGACGCGTCATGAATACGCGCCTCGGTGAATTAAAAACCGCTTTACGCTATCCGAGCGTAGCAGCATTCTTGAAAACTATTTCCAAGAATCCTTAA
- a CDS encoding CDP-6-deoxy-delta-3,4-glucoseen reductase, which produces MSYQVTLKASGKQFEVSADETLLEAALRQNIQLPYGCKNGACASCKGKVLEGKVSHGQHSASALPPAEEAAGSALFCCCHPQSDLLIEAREIQGGGDIPVRKVPCRVASLSMPSTDVAILKLQLPATDRFQYLAGQYIEFLLKDGQRRAYSIATAPVNEGPLELHIRHLPGGLFTDFVFGAATPALKEKDILRFEGPLGSFFLREDSQKPIIFVAAGTGFAPIKSIIEQMQAKKITRPIHLYWGGRRPSDLYLHELCQVWAKDIPQFIYTPVISDGLPEDAWTGRTGFVHASVMQDHPNMSAFQVYACGAPVMVNAARQDFSSKCHLPEEEFFADSFTSAADLASA; this is translated from the coding sequence ATGTCTTACCAAGTTACCCTCAAAGCGAGCGGTAAACAATTTGAGGTTAGCGCGGATGAAACCCTACTTGAGGCAGCCCTACGCCAAAATATTCAGCTACCTTATGGTTGTAAAAATGGTGCCTGTGCCTCCTGTAAAGGGAAGGTTCTCGAAGGTAAAGTAAGCCACGGGCAACATAGTGCTAGCGCCCTCCCGCCCGCTGAAGAAGCTGCTGGCTCTGCTTTATTTTGCTGCTGCCATCCTCAGTCAGATCTTTTAATTGAAGCTCGAGAGATTCAGGGCGGTGGAGATATTCCGGTGCGCAAGGTACCTTGCCGAGTAGCCTCTCTATCTATGCCAAGTACTGATGTTGCCATTCTTAAACTCCAGCTGCCCGCTACAGATCGGTTCCAGTATTTAGCTGGTCAATATATTGAGTTTCTCTTAAAGGATGGGCAAAGACGTGCTTACTCGATCGCTACTGCCCCTGTAAATGAGGGTCCACTTGAGTTGCATATCCGTCATCTGCCTGGCGGCCTCTTTACCGACTTTGTCTTTGGCGCAGCTACGCCTGCTTTAAAAGAAAAAGATATTCTGCGTTTTGAAGGCCCTCTGGGGAGCTTTTTCTTGAGAGAAGATTCTCAAAAGCCCATCATTTTTGTTGCAGCCGGCACTGGCTTCGCACCGATTAAATCGATCATCGAGCAGATGCAGGCCAAAAAGATCACGCGCCCAATTCACCTTTATTGGGGCGGTCGTCGTCCTAGCGATCTATATCTTCATGAACTATGTCAGGTCTGGGCAAAAGATATTCCTCAATTTATTTATACCCCAGTCATTTCCGATGGTCTACCTGAAGATGCTTGGACCGGTCGCACTGGCTTTGTGCATGCATCTGTGATGCAAGATCACCCAAATATGTCAGCCTTCCAGGTATATGCCTGTGGAGCTCCAGTGATGGTGAACGCAGCTCGGCAAGACTTTTCATCAAAATGTCATTTACCTGAAGAAGAATTTTTTGCAGACTCTTTCACTAGCGCCGCGGATTTGGCTTCTGCGTAA
- a CDS encoding acetylornithine transaminase → MSKVPTSIDTHSVMFITQRPDVIMVEGEGSWLTDNNGKRYLDFLQGWAVNCLGHGNPGMISALNAQAKKLINPSPAFYNEPMIGLSNLLTSNSCFDKVFFANSGAEANEGAIKLARKWGQLHKGGAFEIITFDHSFHGRTLATMSASGKPGWDTLFAPQVPGFPKADLNDLESVKKLVTNNTVAVMLEPVQGEGGVIPADHEFMKSLRKFTKEHNILLIVDEVQAGCGRTGKLFAHQLYDIEPDIMSLGKGIGGGVPLAAVLATDAVACFVPGDQGGTYNGNPLMTAVGMSVIEQLLAPGFLDAVKAKGALLRAELLKLANEFGLEGERGEGLLRALMLGKDVGPKLVELARDRAPEGLLINSPRPNLLRFMPALNIADEEIVQMCNMLRELLKQV, encoded by the coding sequence ATGAGCAAAGTACCAACCTCTATTGATACCCACTCAGTGATGTTTATCACCCAGCGGCCTGACGTGATCATGGTTGAAGGTGAGGGGTCTTGGTTAACAGACAATAACGGCAAACGCTACTTAGATTTTCTGCAGGGTTGGGCAGTCAACTGCTTGGGTCACGGTAACCCAGGTATGATCTCGGCGCTCAATGCGCAGGCTAAAAAGTTAATTAATCCTAGCCCAGCTTTCTATAACGAACCGATGATTGGTTTGTCAAACCTGCTAACGAGTAATAGTTGTTTTGATAAAGTATTTTTTGCCAACAGCGGAGCCGAAGCCAATGAAGGTGCAATTAAATTAGCGCGCAAATGGGGCCAACTCCATAAAGGTGGCGCTTTCGAGATCATTACGTTTGATCACAGCTTTCATGGTCGCACCCTAGCCACCATGAGCGCCTCTGGTAAACCTGGTTGGGATACTTTATTTGCGCCTCAAGTTCCTGGTTTTCCCAAAGCAGATTTGAATGATCTGGAATCAGTTAAAAAATTAGTTACTAACAATACGGTTGCGGTGATGCTCGAACCTGTCCAAGGTGAAGGTGGCGTCATACCCGCAGATCATGAGTTTATGAAGAGCTTGCGCAAGTTCACCAAAGAGCACAACATTCTTTTGATTGTGGATGAAGTGCAAGCAGGATGTGGACGAACAGGCAAACTCTTTGCACACCAGCTGTACGACATTGAACCCGACATCATGAGTTTAGGCAAAGGGATTGGTGGTGGCGTCCCCCTTGCTGCCGTCCTTGCGACCGATGCTGTTGCGTGTTTTGTGCCCGGTGATCAGGGCGGCACTTATAACGGCAACCCACTCATGACCGCTGTGGGTATGAGCGTTATCGAGCAGCTACTTGCTCCTGGATTTTTGGATGCAGTCAAAGCCAAAGGCGCCCTCTTACGTGCCGAGCTACTCAAATTGGCCAATGAGTTTGGACTCGAAGGTGAACGCGGTGAAGGCCTGCTCAGAGCATTGATGCTTGGCAAAGATGTCGGCCCTAAATTGGTTGAACTTGCCCGTGATCGCGCTCCAGAGGGATTATTAATTAACTCTCCAAGACCAAACTTGCTGCGTTTTATGCCAGCACTCAATATCGCTGATGAAGAAATCGTGCAGATGTGTAATATGCTGCGCGAGCTCTTAAAGCAGGTCTAG
- the ispH gene encoding 4-hydroxy-3-methylbut-2-enyl diphosphate reductase, translating to MSESNPPEILMAQPRGFCAGVDRAINIVNEALNRFGAPIYVRHEIVHNAYVVNELRDKGAVFVEELHEVPKGGIVVFSAHGVSQEVRKDAQERGLQVYDATCPLVTKVHLEVIKLCKEGFTVLMIGHAGHPEVEGTMGQVKEGVFLIENLADVAKMSFPVGTKIAFVTQTTLSIDETKEIVIALTEKFPNIVQPRKQDICYATQNRQDAVKFMAPQVEVVIVVGSQASSNSNRLRELSEKLGVPSYMVDAPDQLKPEWFEGKLRVGLTAGASAPESLAQSIVARIQEFGPRTVRPLSGVVEDVTFSLPKNLVD from the coding sequence ATGAGTGAGTCGAACCCTCCCGAAATTCTGATGGCTCAACCCCGTGGCTTTTGTGCGGGCGTGGACCGGGCAATCAATATCGTCAATGAAGCTCTCAATCGTTTTGGTGCTCCGATTTATGTGCGCCATGAAATCGTGCATAACGCTTATGTCGTGAATGAGCTGCGTGACAAGGGCGCAGTATTTGTAGAAGAGCTGCATGAAGTACCTAAGGGTGGAATTGTGGTGTTTAGTGCTCATGGTGTTTCTCAAGAAGTGAGAAAAGATGCGCAGGAGCGTGGCTTACAGGTGTACGACGCAACTTGCCCCTTAGTGACTAAGGTCCATCTTGAAGTGATTAAGCTATGCAAAGAGGGCTTCACAGTATTGATGATTGGACATGCAGGACACCCGGAGGTAGAAGGCACTATGGGCCAGGTTAAGGAGGGCGTATTCCTCATTGAAAATTTGGCCGATGTAGCGAAAATGTCTTTCCCAGTAGGCACCAAAATCGCTTTCGTTACCCAGACTACTTTGTCGATTGATGAGACCAAAGAAATTGTTATAGCACTGACAGAAAAATTTCCCAATATCGTTCAACCCCGCAAGCAAGATATTTGTTATGCAACCCAAAATCGACAAGATGCGGTGAAGTTCATGGCGCCACAAGTCGAAGTGGTGATTGTGGTGGGCAGTCAGGCAAGCTCAAACTCGAATCGATTGCGTGAACTTTCTGAAAAGTTGGGCGTACCTTCTTACATGGTCGATGCACCAGATCAACTCAAGCCAGAGTGGTTCGAAGGCAAGCTGCGAGTGGGCTTAACTGCTGGTGCTTCAGCCCCAGAGAGTCTGGCTCAGTCGATTGTTGCGCGTATTCAGGAGTTTGGACCGCGCACTGTCAGACCGCTGTCTGGCGTAGTCGAGGATGTGACTTTTTCACTACCTAAAAATCTAGTAGACTAG
- a CDS encoding FKBP-type peptidyl-prolyl cis-trans isomerase — MSKLTVLPNSYLTLNYRLTLPNGADYINTFVDRPATVLMGSGQFAPCFEKVLLGLKVGEKRSALLSPEESFGDRKEELVQWVSLQALKEGRDEDVEFNPGDVIEFNAPSGAQYAGVLQSINEEGAWFDFNHPLAGVAVNFEAQIVAIM; from the coding sequence ATGTCCAAGCTTACTGTTTTGCCCAATTCCTATTTGACCTTGAACTACCGGCTCACCTTGCCCAATGGGGCTGATTACATCAATACTTTTGTGGATCGGCCTGCTACGGTTTTGATGGGGTCTGGACAATTTGCACCTTGCTTTGAAAAAGTATTGCTGGGTTTGAAAGTGGGGGAAAAAAGAAGTGCCTTGTTATCTCCCGAAGAGAGTTTTGGTGATCGAAAAGAGGAGCTAGTGCAGTGGGTTTCCCTGCAAGCTCTTAAAGAGGGACGCGATGAGGATGTGGAATTTAATCCAGGTGATGTAATTGAGTTCAATGCACCAAGTGGCGCACAGTATGCTGGTGTATTGCAGTCGATTAATGAAGAGGGTGCTTGGTTTGATTTCAACCACCCTCTGGCTGGAGTGGCAGTCAATTTCGAAGCGCAAATTGTGGCAATTATGTGA
- the radC gene encoding RadC family protein, giving the protein MSKWPKPEQPREKLRSLGASTLSNAELLAIFLRVGVKGKTAVELAEDLLSQFGSLPKLLNNSPEELTAIHGMGWSKWSQIQAAYELVKRSLEEKLAQDSIFASPNHVREFLQAKIGRLPHEVFLCLYLDARCRLIECHELFRGSITHTAVYPREILKEALERNASALIVAHNHPSGNPLPSQADQDLTKTLEKALQLVDIPLLDHCIVSSSGFFSFSDAGLIQNTQK; this is encoded by the coding sequence ATCTCTAAATGGCCCAAACCGGAGCAACCCCGCGAAAAATTACGTTCACTGGGGGCAAGCACCTTAAGCAATGCGGAACTTTTGGCAATTTTTCTTCGGGTTGGGGTAAAAGGAAAAACTGCCGTTGAGTTAGCAGAAGATCTTTTATCTCAATTCGGCAGTCTGCCAAAGCTCCTCAACAACAGTCCTGAGGAGCTCACTGCTATTCATGGGATGGGCTGGTCTAAATGGTCACAAATTCAGGCGGCTTATGAACTAGTGAAACGCAGTCTTGAGGAGAAACTAGCTCAAGATTCGATCTTTGCATCGCCAAACCATGTCAGGGAGTTCTTGCAAGCCAAGATTGGGCGCCTTCCTCACGAAGTTTTCCTCTGCCTATACCTCGACGCCCGCTGCCGTCTGATTGAGTGCCACGAGCTCTTTAGAGGCTCGATTACCCATACGGCGGTTTACCCTCGCGAGATCCTGAAAGAAGCCCTTGAAAGAAATGCCAGCGCCCTCATCGTTGCGCATAACCATCCCAGCGGCAACCCATTGCCAAGCCAGGCTGATCAGGATCTGACCAAAACCCTTGAAAAAGCACTCCAGTTGGTAGATATTCCCTTGCTTGACCATTGCATTGTCAGTAGCAGCGGTTTTTTCTCCTTTTCAGATGCAGGGCTTATCCAAAATACCCAAAAATGA
- the rpmB gene encoding 50S ribosomal protein L28, translating into MAKVCQVTGKKPMVGNNVSHANNKTKRRFLPNLQNRRFWVESENRWVSLRLTNAGLRVIDKNGIDAVLSDLRARGEI; encoded by the coding sequence ATGGCAAAAGTTTGCCAAGTCACTGGGAAAAAGCCGATGGTTGGCAACAATGTTTCCCATGCAAACAATAAAACAAAGCGTCGCTTTTTGCCCAATTTGCAAAATCGTCGCTTCTGGGTTGAATCTGAAAACCGTTGGGTTAGCTTGCGCTTAACCAACGCTGGTTTGCGCGTAATCGACAAAAACGGTATTGATGCCGTGTTGTCTGATCTTCGTGCACGTGGCGAAATTTAA
- the rpmG gene encoding 50S ribosomal protein L33, translating to MAKGGREKIKLESSAGTGHFYTTTKNKRTKPEKMEIMKFDPTIRKHVAYKESKLK from the coding sequence ATGGCTAAGGGCGGCAGAGAAAAAATTAAATTAGAGTCATCAGCTGGTACTGGTCACTTCTACACAACCACAAAAAACAAGCGTACTAAGCCTGAGAAAATGGAGATCATGAAGTTTGATCCTACTATTCGCAAGCACGTTGCTTATAAAGAATCCAAGCTGAAGTAA
- a CDS encoding DesA family fatty acid desaturase: MNTAFRFDQVLHWLANGYLNWAWWQILIFTLIVTHITIAGVTIFLHRCQAHRALDLHPIASHFFRFWLWLTTGMVTKEWASVHRKHHAKCETIDDPHSPQVLGIQTLLTRGAELYKKEAANSETLEKFGHGTPDDWIEHNIYSKFSWQGVALMLIIDIFLFGAIGLTVWAVQMLWIPVTAAGVINGIGHFWGYRNYDCEDASRNIMPWGILIGGEELHNNHHTFATSAKLSSKWYEFDIGWLYIQMMSAVGLATVKKTSPKPVMSDLRPADQGTLEAIIANRYEIMARYSKTLRRFFSNEVQHMQVLAGHLSDARSWLCKDETRLSEEEKLKLEELISANTQLRKMIEMRRELQMLWGRSNATREQLVSQLHAWCQRAEDSGLTSLRDFSLRLRRYA, translated from the coding sequence TTGAATACCGCTTTCAGGTTTGATCAGGTTTTACATTGGCTAGCAAATGGTTACCTCAATTGGGCTTGGTGGCAAATTCTGATTTTTACTTTGATCGTGACGCACATCACGATCGCTGGAGTGACGATTTTTTTGCATCGTTGCCAAGCTCACCGCGCACTAGATTTACACCCAATTGCTTCCCACTTTTTCCGTTTTTGGCTTTGGCTCACAACCGGCATGGTGACTAAAGAGTGGGCCTCGGTCCATCGTAAGCACCACGCTAAATGTGAAACCATTGATGACCCTCATAGTCCGCAAGTTCTCGGCATTCAAACCTTGTTGACACGTGGTGCTGAACTTTACAAAAAAGAAGCAGCAAATTCAGAGACATTAGAAAAATTTGGCCACGGCACTCCCGATGACTGGATTGAGCACAACATCTACTCCAAGTTTTCTTGGCAGGGCGTTGCTTTGATGCTCATCATCGATATATTTTTGTTTGGCGCAATCGGGTTAACCGTTTGGGCCGTTCAGATGTTATGGATTCCAGTGACTGCGGCTGGAGTCATTAATGGCATTGGACACTTTTGGGGCTACCGTAACTACGATTGTGAAGATGCATCGCGCAACATCATGCCTTGGGGCATTTTGATAGGTGGTGAAGAGTTGCACAATAATCATCACACCTTTGCAACCAGCGCAAAGCTCTCCAGCAAGTGGTATGAATTTGATATTGGTTGGTTGTATATCCAGATGATGAGCGCGGTAGGTTTAGCAACCGTCAAGAAAACCTCGCCTAAGCCCGTCATGAGTGATTTGCGTCCAGCCGATCAAGGAACTCTAGAGGCTATTATTGCCAATCGTTACGAGATCATGGCTCGTTACAGTAAAACCTTGCGCCGCTTCTTTAGTAATGAAGTTCAGCATATGCAAGTCTTGGCGGGGCACTTAAGTGATGCGCGTTCATGGTTATGTAAGGATGAGACTCGCCTCAGCGAGGAAGAAAAGCTTAAGCTGGAAGAGTTGATTTCGGCAAATACGCAGTTACGCAAGATGATTGAGATGCGTCGTGAGTTACAGATGCTGTGGGGTCGCTCTAATGCGACTCGTGAGCAATTGGTGTCGCAGCTGCATGCCTGGTGTCAACGTGCTGAAGACAGTGGTCTTACGAGCTTACGCGATTTCTCATTGAGATTGCGTCGCTACGCTTGA